The Algoriphagus sp. TR-M9 genome has a window encoding:
- the yiaK gene encoding 3-dehydro-L-gulonate 2-dehydrogenase: MNDLKIPFEELKATLFRVLLKYGFTEERARQCAALFAKTDLDGVRSHGVNRFPLFLEFIKRGHVKPEKTPSIQSKISMFERWDGNYGPGNLNAKFAMERAISLAGEFGIGCVSLAHTNHWMRGGNFGWQAVEAGCIGVCFTNTKANMPAWGGSEPKLGNNPLVIGIPRAEYPVVLDMAMSLFAYGKMALYKNKGQDLPFEGGFDSAGSLTKNPSEIIENELALPMGLWKGAGFSLVLDMLAAILSGGDATHEVDKSGDEFGLSQVFLCFDPSKLELNEWMEAKAEEIINDLKSSSVFEGKEVRYPGEGVLRTRRINTEHGIPVDAEIWDKINKELES; the protein is encoded by the coding sequence ATGAATGATTTGAAAATTCCCTTTGAAGAACTGAAGGCCACGCTTTTTAGGGTTTTGCTGAAATACGGATTTACCGAAGAAAGAGCGCGTCAATGTGCGGCACTTTTCGCAAAAACCGACCTGGATGGTGTTCGGTCTCATGGAGTCAACCGCTTTCCTCTTTTTCTGGAGTTTATCAAAAGGGGGCATGTGAAACCTGAAAAAACACCATCTATTCAAAGCAAAATCAGCATGTTTGAGCGCTGGGATGGGAATTATGGGCCAGGAAATCTCAACGCTAAGTTTGCCATGGAGAGAGCAATTTCGCTGGCAGGTGAATTCGGGATAGGATGCGTATCTCTTGCCCATACCAATCACTGGATGCGTGGTGGAAACTTCGGCTGGCAAGCTGTAGAAGCGGGATGTATAGGGGTTTGCTTTACCAATACCAAAGCCAATATGCCGGCTTGGGGAGGCAGTGAACCTAAGCTGGGAAATAACCCACTGGTGATCGGGATTCCCCGTGCTGAGTATCCTGTAGTTTTGGATATGGCTATGTCCTTATTTGCCTACGGCAAAATGGCACTGTATAAAAATAAAGGGCAGGACTTGCCGTTCGAGGGAGGGTTTGATTCAGCAGGCAGTCTCACGAAAAACCCATCCGAAATCATAGAAAATGAACTGGCACTGCCGATGGGACTTTGGAAAGGGGCTGGGTTTTCGCTGGTTTTGGATATGCTAGCGGCGATTTTGTCAGGTGGAGATGCTACCCATGAAGTTGATAAAAGTGGTGATGAATTTGGGCTTTCTCAGGTGTTTTTATGCTTTGATCCAAGTAAACTGGAGTTAAACGAATGGATGGAAGCTAAAGCGGAAGAGATTATAAATGACCTCAAAAGTTCCTCGGTTTTTGAAGGAAAAGAAGTGAGGTATCCTGGCGAAGGAGTGCTGAGGACAAGACGAATAAACACAGAACATGGAATCCCAGTAGATGCAGAAATCTGGGACAAAATCAATAAAGAGCTAGAGTCATGA
- a CDS encoding TRAP transporter small permease gives MFSPQSKLSLDRWIAHLLIFLMALMVLNVTWQVVSRYVFQDPSSFTDELSRYMLIWVGMLGAAYVAGKNEHLAIDILLTKLDEKAQDKLMILINCCVMVFALVVMVIGGSNLVYLTFILEQKSAVLQIPLAYIYGIIPFSGLLVIYYQIVAIKFLATLKPAV, from the coding sequence ATGTTTTCACCCCAATCCAAGTTGAGTCTGGATAGATGGATCGCACATCTTCTGATTTTCTTGATGGCACTTATGGTGCTCAATGTGACCTGGCAGGTCGTTTCACGCTATGTATTTCAAGATCCTAGCTCTTTCACTGACGAACTTTCCCGCTATATGCTTATTTGGGTAGGAATGCTAGGTGCAGCCTATGTGGCTGGCAAAAATGAACACTTAGCCATAGATATTCTACTCACCAAATTGGATGAAAAAGCCCAGGATAAGCTGATGATTTTGATCAATTGCTGCGTCATGGTTTTTGCGCTTGTGGTTATGGTGATTGGTGGTTCTAACCTGGTCTACCTGACTTTTATTTTAGAGCAAAAATCCGCCGTATTACAAATCCCTTTGGCATATATCTATGGTATCATCCCATTCAGTGGGCTTTTAGTGATCTACTACCAAATCGTCGCGATTAAATTTTTGGCAACTCTTAAACCCGCTGTATAA
- a CDS encoding VOC family protein produces MKFEHFAVNVPNAKATSLWYEEHLGLSVKKKMAEAPYMTFLADDSGSVMLELYSNPKGETLDFESLHPLAVHLALVSEDPAADKERLIAAGASAVSDDVLPDGSHLVMLRDPWGICLQLCKRAVPMI; encoded by the coding sequence ATGAAATTCGAACATTTTGCCGTCAATGTGCCCAATGCAAAAGCCACTTCACTCTGGTATGAGGAGCACTTAGGACTGAGTGTTAAAAAGAAAATGGCCGAGGCACCTTATATGACTTTTTTGGCTGATGACAGTGGTAGTGTGATGCTAGAGCTTTATTCCAATCCCAAAGGTGAAACCTTGGATTTTGAATCCTTACATCCCCTGGCAGTTCACTTGGCTTTGGTTTCTGAAGATCCTGCTGCTGATAAAGAGCGATTGATAGCAGCCGGAGCCTCAGCGGTCAGTGATGATGTATTGCCGGATGGCTCGCATTTGGTGATGCTGCGCGATCCATGGGGGATCTGCCTTCAACTTTGTAAAAGAGCCGTTCCGATGATTTAA
- a CDS encoding pectate lyase family protein: MLKTKLLTLIVTLVLGCIISCSNSEIDPVIDGSEDPIAENIPAYEGPVYAFPGAEGFGQFATGGRGGKVYYVTKLTDDGSVGTLRHAVSQSGKRTIVFNVAGTIQLRSRLLINFGDLTIAGQSAPGGGITIRDFPVVINASNVIIRYLRFRMGDEAKQQGDALEARFQKDIIIDHCSMSWSTDETATFYANENTTLQWCIISESLKNSVHEKGSHGYGGIWGGKNASFHHNLLAHHDSRNPRLGEEAGKAFALTDKVDVRNNVIYNWGSNSTYGGEAMNVNLVNNYYKPGPATPTGSKRNRIVSIDKNKNSGTEVFDIWGKFFIDGNVVEGSIQTSSDNWKYGVLNQFHSSYGVVPEAEIAALRLTQPHDILDNVHTHTAEEALALVLEHAGSSRLRDEVDLRIIKNLEENSYSFEGSLGSTHGIIDSQADVGGWPVLAEGEPVTDSDLDGIPDSWENENSLDPQDSTDAAKIKSGTPYSYLEIYLNSLIKNFPIKN; this comes from the coding sequence ATGCTAAAAACTAAACTGCTGACGCTAATAGTTACCCTAGTGCTGGGATGCATTATTTCTTGTTCAAATTCCGAAATCGATCCGGTGATTGATGGTTCTGAGGATCCTATAGCGGAAAATATCCCAGCCTATGAAGGCCCGGTGTATGCTTTTCCGGGTGCGGAGGGTTTTGGACAGTTTGCCACCGGAGGACGTGGAGGCAAGGTCTATTATGTTACAAAACTGACAGATGATGGCTCGGTAGGTACTTTGAGACATGCAGTCAGTCAAAGCGGCAAAAGAACCATCGTATTTAATGTAGCCGGTACCATTCAGTTAAGGTCCAGGCTGCTGATTAATTTCGGGGATTTGACCATTGCAGGTCAGAGTGCTCCGGGAGGAGGAATTACCATACGGGATTTTCCGGTGGTGATTAATGCCAGCAATGTCATTATCCGCTACCTGCGTTTTAGGATGGGAGACGAAGCAAAACAGCAGGGAGACGCTTTGGAGGCCAGATTTCAAAAGGACATTATTATCGATCATTGCTCGATGAGCTGGTCCACAGATGAGACCGCGACTTTTTATGCCAATGAAAATACCACTTTGCAATGGTGCATCATTTCTGAAAGCCTGAAAAACTCTGTTCATGAAAAAGGATCGCACGGATATGGAGGTATTTGGGGTGGGAAAAATGCGAGCTTTCACCATAATCTACTAGCGCATCACGATAGTAGAAATCCAAGACTTGGCGAAGAAGCTGGAAAAGCCTTTGCCCTGACGGACAAGGTAGATGTCAGGAATAATGTGATTTACAATTGGGGTTCCAATAGCACTTATGGAGGGGAGGCAATGAACGTAAACCTCGTCAACAACTACTACAAGCCGGGGCCGGCTACGCCGACCGGCAGCAAGCGAAATCGAATAGTTTCTATTGATAAAAATAAGAATTCAGGAACTGAGGTTTTTGATATATGGGGTAAGTTTTTCATTGACGGCAATGTGGTGGAGGGAAGCATACAGACCAGTTCGGATAATTGGAAGTATGGAGTACTCAACCAGTTTCATTCCAGCTACGGCGTAGTGCCAGAAGCTGAAATCGCTGCCCTCAGGCTAACCCAGCCGCATGATATTTTGGACAATGTGCACACGCATACTGCGGAGGAGGCGTTGGCTTTGGTCCTGGAACACGCGGGAAGCTCCAGGCTGAGAGATGAAGTGGATCTGCGTATCATTAAAAATCTGGAGGAAAACAGTTACTCCTTCGAGGGCTCCTTAGGTAGCACCCATGGCATCATAGATTCTCAGGCTGACGTAGGTGGATGGCCGGTATTGGCAGAAGGGGAACCTGTCACAGATAGTGATCTGGATGGGATTCCGGATTCTTGGGAAAATGAAAATTCCCTAGATCCTCAGGATTCTACTGATGCTGCTAAAATTAAATCCGGTACACCTTACTCTTATCTGGAGATTTATTTAAATAGCCTGATCAAAAACTTTCCCATCAAAAATTAA
- a CDS encoding UxaA family hydrolase — protein MNHKTLQIHPKDNVLVALQDLSAGEIIPFSGKDITLLNDIPAKHKFAISDLPKDEKIYMYGGIVGKSLFDIPQGGVLSTQNVIHEAEDFGKKATDYHWDAPDISKFKDRTFNGFHRPDGQVGTGNYWLVVPMVFCENRNVDIIKDAFVEELGFSKPNPFKKMVKEMAAMYKSGKKESIETVAVETLTSKPQDRLFENIDGIKFLNHQGGCGGIRQDSEALCTLIAGYVNNPNVAGATILSLGCQNAQSSYMEEKLAKINPNFSKPLIILEQQKEGTEQQLLSRAIKETFVGMAEANLEVRKPAPLSKLTVGLECGGSDGFSGISANPSVGYAADLLVALGGKAILSEFPELCGVEQDLINRCVTDESAEKFSKLMRAYAASAEAVGSGFDMNPSPGNIKDGLITDAMKSSGAAKKGGTSPVTDVLDYGEYVKNPGLNLLCTPGNDVESTTAMAGSGANMILFTTGLGTPTGNPIAPVIKVSSNHKLAEKMPDIIDINTGYVISGEKTIQEMGEEILDKVIKIASGEEQSKAMILGQDDFIPWKRGVSL, from the coding sequence ATGAACCATAAAACATTACAGATTCATCCAAAGGACAATGTTTTAGTTGCCTTGCAAGACCTTTCCGCAGGAGAAATCATACCTTTTTCGGGCAAAGACATCACTTTGCTGAATGACATTCCCGCCAAGCACAAATTTGCAATTTCAGACCTGCCAAAGGATGAAAAAATCTACATGTACGGAGGTATAGTAGGCAAATCTCTTTTTGATATTCCTCAAGGTGGCGTGCTCAGCACACAAAACGTCATCCATGAAGCGGAAGATTTTGGCAAAAAAGCCACAGATTATCACTGGGATGCTCCGGACATCAGCAAATTCAAAGACAGAACCTTCAATGGATTTCATAGACCTGACGGCCAGGTAGGCACCGGCAACTACTGGCTGGTAGTGCCTATGGTCTTCTGCGAAAACAGAAATGTGGACATCATCAAAGATGCTTTTGTAGAGGAGCTTGGCTTTAGTAAACCCAATCCATTCAAAAAAATGGTGAAGGAAATGGCCGCCATGTACAAAAGCGGCAAGAAGGAATCCATTGAAACTGTAGCAGTAGAAACCCTGACTTCTAAGCCACAGGACAGGCTTTTCGAAAATATTGACGGAATTAAATTTCTCAACCACCAAGGAGGATGCGGAGGTATCAGACAGGATTCTGAGGCTCTTTGTACCCTGATAGCCGGCTATGTGAACAACCCCAACGTAGCTGGAGCGACCATACTGAGCCTGGGATGCCAAAATGCCCAGTCCTCTTACATGGAAGAAAAACTGGCTAAAATCAACCCGAACTTCAGCAAACCGCTGATCATTCTGGAGCAGCAAAAGGAAGGCACAGAGCAACAGTTACTTTCCCGCGCAATCAAAGAAACATTTGTAGGCATGGCAGAGGCCAATCTGGAAGTGCGAAAACCTGCCCCGCTTAGCAAACTGACCGTAGGTCTGGAATGCGGTGGTTCAGACGGCTTTTCTGGAATTTCCGCAAACCCATCCGTGGGCTATGCTGCAGACCTGCTGGTGGCTTTGGGAGGAAAAGCCATCTTATCCGAATTCCCTGAGCTTTGCGGCGTAGAGCAAGATCTCATCAATAGATGTGTGACGGATGAATCTGCGGAGAAATTCTCCAAACTCATGCGGGCCTATGCCGCTTCTGCCGAAGCTGTAGGCTCAGGCTTTGACATGAACCCATCACCGGGCAATATCAAAGACGGATTGATCACTGATGCGATGAAGTCTTCCGGCGCGGCCAAAAAAGGGGGCACCTCCCCGGTTACGGATGTGCTGGACTATGGAGAATATGTAAAAAACCCAGGGCTTAATTTGCTTTGTACTCCGGGAAATGATGTGGAGAGCACCACTGCAATGGCCGGTTCTGGAGCGAATATGATCCTGTTTACCACCGGACTGGGTACACCTACCGGCAATCCTATTGCACCGGTGATCAAAGTGTCTTCTAATCACAAGCTGGCTGAAAAAATGCCAGACATCATTGATATCAATACCGGATATGTGATCTCAGGTGAGAAAACCATTCAGGAAATGGGTGAAGAAATCCTGGATAAAGTAATCAAAATTGCCAGTGGAGAGGAGCAGTCCAAAGCTATGATCCTAGGCCAGGATGATTTCATTCCTTGGAAAAGAGGCGTATCCCTTTAA
- a CDS encoding DUF4957 domain-containing protein: protein MKILNINIRASLFMLLLTVVAVTACKEEEEMFEQTRLFRPVLNEDLYSIGNTIVVDMGKMKSAVSYTLEVSRDTFNTVEYVIETDTAYVEINKSLIGEELFWNTLYQVRSTAHASDPMYDSKAADLGNVRTQRFPTILNTPERYDVTDVAARVTWTKAGAAVTGVKVFAADDLQLNSPLFDEQIVSSEEQENAEVIVEGLDPETEYQIAIYSEDALRGWVNYTTKTPDIDPTAPGVIDIRDNESPSAVADAVLAAADGDLILVKRGVTYDLPDEPLDKSITIQAAYGFGEQKAKLYTTGNWNIAEGAQIDHIRFIDLEIRGEDYSGDYVFNPNTEGVNVREVLFDNCEIGTVRGIFRIRGTVALENFVIRNTLVDSVGSYGILTTDTNPSEEEMTAHVDNILLENSTFNKIQNGITSRNNSISIIIDSCTFGNFIKSGNRIFRYRGGDGNNDVKNGISITNSIFGHGWDESESENYAIRGMEGLENTTFNIVNNYSTGDFSFSDGEIPGFPIGNYSGGQADLWVNPDTNDFNFKDNGFAGRFDTGAQRWRVVL, encoded by the coding sequence ATGAAAATTCTAAATATAAATATCAGGGCTTCACTTTTCATGCTGCTTTTGACAGTGGTGGCAGTCACGGCCTGTAAGGAAGAGGAGGAGATGTTTGAGCAAACCAGGTTGTTTCGGCCTGTGTTGAACGAGGATCTTTATTCCATTGGCAACACCATAGTGGTGGATATGGGTAAAATGAAAAGTGCCGTTTCCTATACCTTGGAGGTCAGTCGCGATACTTTCAATACCGTGGAATATGTGATTGAGACCGACACCGCTTATGTAGAGATCAATAAATCCCTTATCGGGGAGGAGCTTTTTTGGAATACGCTTTATCAAGTGAGGTCAACAGCTCATGCATCCGACCCCATGTATGATAGCAAGGCGGCGGATTTGGGAAATGTTAGAACACAGCGTTTCCCCACCATTCTGAATACCCCAGAGAGATATGATGTCACTGATGTGGCAGCTAGAGTGACCTGGACCAAAGCAGGAGCAGCGGTTACCGGAGTGAAAGTTTTCGCTGCAGATGACTTACAATTAAACAGTCCGCTATTTGATGAGCAAATAGTCAGTAGCGAAGAACAGGAAAACGCCGAGGTAATCGTGGAAGGATTAGATCCTGAGACAGAATATCAGATTGCTATTTACAGTGAGGATGCGCTTCGGGGATGGGTAAATTACACCACCAAAACGCCTGACATAGATCCCACTGCCCCTGGTGTCATAGATATCCGGGACAATGAAAGTCCTTCGGCGGTGGCTGATGCTGTTCTCGCAGCGGCTGACGGAGATCTGATCCTGGTGAAAAGAGGGGTGACCTACGATTTGCCTGATGAACCATTGGATAAATCAATTACCATTCAGGCTGCATACGGTTTTGGAGAGCAAAAAGCAAAGCTGTACACCACCGGTAACTGGAATATCGCAGAAGGTGCGCAGATCGATCATATCCGATTTATAGACTTAGAAATCCGGGGAGAAGATTACTCTGGCGATTATGTATTCAACCCAAATACAGAAGGTGTGAATGTAAGAGAGGTTCTATTTGACAACTGCGAAATAGGAACTGTAAGAGGGATTTTCAGAATACGAGGCACGGTAGCGCTGGAAAATTTCGTAATCCGAAATACCCTCGTAGATAGTGTAGGAAGCTATGGGATTTTGACCACCGACACCAATCCTAGTGAAGAAGAAATGACTGCTCATGTGGATAATATTTTGCTGGAAAATTCCACTTTCAACAAGATTCAAAATGGAATTACCTCAAGAAACAATTCCATATCTATCATTATCGACTCCTGTACTTTCGGGAATTTCATCAAAAGTGGCAATAGGATCTTTAGATACAGAGGTGGCGATGGGAATAACGATGTCAAAAATGGCATTTCCATTACCAACAGCATCTTCGGGCATGGATGGGACGAAAGTGAATCAGAAAACTATGCCATCAGAGGAATGGAGGGACTGGAAAATACAACTTTCAACATTGTGAATAACTATAGTACAGGGGACTTTAGCTTCTCCGACGGTGAGATCCCAGGTTTTCCTATCGGAAATTACTCCGGTGGACAGGCTGATCTATGGGTAAATCCAGATACCAATGATTTCAACTTCAAGGACAATGGATTCGCAGGTAGGTTCGATACCGGTGCGCAGCGCTGGAGAGTAGTGTTATAA
- a CDS encoding TRAP transporter substrate-binding protein encodes MVNNCKKFFHFLVILMFLASCQGTSSKRIIKLGHGLGVTHPVHEAMLFLAEKVKEKSGGEMIVKIYPNQQLGSERELVELLQIGSLGMTKVSSAALEGFAPTMQVFGMPYLFRDDDHQKKVLQGEIGRKLLLDPQKYLLRGLCYYDSGKRSFYTKDKPVETPEDLAGLKIRVMESNTASNMVRSLGGSPTPVSFGELYTALQQGIVDGAENNAPSLYTSKHYEVCKFYSIDEHTALPDVMIVSTKVWESLSEQEKQWLQEAADESATYEYKIWAESTAESLRELEKAGVTITYPDKEPFRAAVESMYTDLKTQQPEIYRIVEEIRAVK; translated from the coding sequence ATGGTAAATAACTGTAAAAAGTTTTTTCATTTTCTAGTGATTCTGATGTTTCTGGCTTCTTGCCAAGGAACTAGCTCTAAACGTATAATCAAACTCGGCCATGGACTAGGTGTAACCCATCCGGTGCATGAGGCCATGCTTTTTCTAGCAGAGAAAGTAAAAGAAAAATCCGGAGGAGAGATGATCGTGAAAATCTATCCCAATCAGCAATTGGGAAGCGAGCGAGAGCTGGTGGAGCTGCTGCAGATCGGTAGCTTAGGGATGACTAAGGTTTCTTCTGCCGCTCTGGAGGGCTTTGCCCCGACCATGCAGGTCTTTGGCATGCCTTATCTTTTTAGAGATGATGATCACCAAAAGAAGGTTCTACAAGGTGAAATAGGCCGAAAGCTACTATTGGATCCGCAGAAATACCTGCTTCGAGGGCTCTGCTACTATGATTCCGGCAAGCGGAGTTTTTATACCAAAGATAAACCAGTGGAGACGCCTGAAGATTTGGCTGGATTGAAAATCCGCGTGATGGAAAGTAATACAGCTTCTAATATGGTGAGAAGCTTGGGAGGATCGCCGACCCCGGTTTCATTTGGTGAGCTTTATACCGCTTTGCAGCAGGGGATAGTAGATGGGGCTGAAAATAACGCCCCAAGTCTCTACACCTCCAAGCACTATGAAGTTTGTAAGTTTTATAGCATTGATGAACATACTGCCTTGCCGGATGTGATGATCGTGAGTACCAAAGTTTGGGAAAGTCTGAGTGAGCAGGAGAAGCAGTGGTTACAAGAAGCAGCAGATGAGTCTGCTACATACGAGTATAAAATCTGGGCGGAATCTACAGCGGAATCATTGCGGGAACTGGAAAAAGCCGGGGTCACCATCACGTATCCTGATAAGGAGCCTTTTCGTGCTGCGGTAGAATCTATGTACACCGACTTGAAGACCCAGCAACCTGAAATCTATAGGATTGTAGAAGAAATTCGAGCAGTAAAATAA
- a CDS encoding Gfo/Idh/MocA family protein, with protein sequence MRKIGIVGGGSIALTHAKVISELENAELVGVCIHSKEKIEESKAKFGVPVYVHLQEFLEIPGLEVVCICTPSGLHLEPALAAAKAGKHVMVEKPIEITLSRVDEMVRACEDAQVKLAVIFQNRFSDDYRKLKQGIDSGVFGKLIMGNAHINWFRNAEYYSSSKWKGTLEGDGGGALINQGIHTIDLLLDAMGEVKTVFGQVQTALYPIEGEDLGAALVNFESGALGNITAATSLYPGYPERLEIFGSKGSAILEGGKLIAWNVMGEENAELSAAASASGSSDPSAIGHKLHLAQWERFLKSLDHDAAVVVDAKTARKSVELIRAIYKSSELGQQVVFPFADL encoded by the coding sequence ATGAGAAAAATAGGAATTGTCGGGGGCGGATCCATTGCGCTTACACATGCCAAGGTGATTTCCGAACTCGAAAATGCGGAATTGGTAGGAGTTTGCATACACAGCAAAGAAAAAATCGAAGAATCCAAAGCGAAATTTGGCGTGCCTGTCTATGTGCATTTGCAGGAATTCCTGGAAATCCCTGGTCTGGAAGTGGTTTGCATCTGTACTCCTAGTGGTTTGCATCTAGAGCCAGCTTTGGCTGCTGCCAAAGCCGGTAAACACGTGATGGTGGAAAAGCCTATTGAGATCACCCTCTCTAGAGTGGATGAAATGGTCCGAGCCTGCGAGGATGCGCAGGTAAAGCTCGCGGTGATTTTCCAAAACCGATTTTCTGATGATTACCGGAAGCTAAAGCAGGGGATTGATTCCGGGGTTTTTGGCAAGTTGATCATGGGCAATGCACATATCAATTGGTTCAGAAATGCGGAGTATTACAGTTCGAGCAAGTGGAAAGGAACGCTGGAAGGCGACGGAGGCGGTGCGCTGATCAATCAGGGCATACACACCATAGACTTGCTTTTGGATGCCATGGGAGAGGTAAAGACTGTATTTGGGCAGGTACAGACTGCACTTTATCCGATCGAGGGGGAAGACCTGGGGGCAGCTTTGGTGAATTTCGAAAGTGGTGCTTTGGGAAATATCACTGCCGCCACATCACTTTATCCTGGATATCCAGAGCGATTGGAGATTTTTGGGAGTAAGGGTTCTGCCATTTTAGAAGGTGGCAAACTGATCGCCTGGAATGTGATGGGGGAGGAAAATGCTGAATTGTCAGCTGCCGCTTCGGCATCCGGATCATCGGATCCCAGCGCTATAGGACATAAGCTGCATCTGGCTCAGTGGGAGAGATTTCTGAAGAGCCTGGACCATGACGCTGCTGTGGTGGTAGATGCAAAAACGGCCCGAAAATCAGTGGAGCTGATCCGGGCCATTTATAAATCTTCGGAATTAGGGCAGCAGGTAGTTTTTCCTTTTGCTGACCTTTAG
- a CDS encoding pectate lyase family protein encodes MKLPYVLVLIWLVYNSCAAQEVGLPDEEKPLAFPFAEGFGKYTTGGRGGEIYIVTNLNDDGPGSLRDGIQKKEPRIIVFEVAGNIILKSSLDINHGDLTIAGQSAPGGGITLQGYPIKIKADNIIIRYIRSRLGDLSKVQDDAMSSIRNKDIIIDHCSLSWATDECGSFYDNENFTLQWSILSESLNKSVHEKGEHGYGGIWGGKKASFLYNLLADHNSRNPRFNGARYHKEPAREWVDFRNNVIYNWKGNSAYAGEEGQYNIVNNYFKPGPATKSNRDRIVEPYEPYASFYVSGNVMEGSDQVTEDNSLGIQGVDPNLVEAAKEFDFANAVTMTAYEAFKAVLNRVGASAFRDEVDLRIVKEVEIGQNQFGSEGIIDSQTQVGGWPVLPKGEVSLDTDRDGMPDQWEVAMNLNPKDPSDSKEYTLAKTYTNVEVYLNSLLR; translated from the coding sequence ATGAAACTACCCTATGTACTAGTGCTGATTTGGTTGGTGTATAACTCATGTGCTGCGCAGGAGGTGGGCTTACCAGATGAAGAGAAACCTTTGGCTTTTCCCTTTGCAGAGGGGTTTGGTAAGTACACCACAGGTGGTCGGGGAGGGGAAATATATATAGTTACGAACCTCAATGATGACGGTCCGGGCTCCCTTCGTGATGGGATCCAAAAGAAGGAGCCTAGAATCATAGTTTTTGAAGTAGCTGGAAACATTATATTGAAATCCAGTTTGGATATCAACCATGGTGATTTGACCATAGCCGGGCAAAGTGCACCGGGTGGCGGTATCACCCTGCAAGGTTACCCGATCAAGATCAAAGCGGATAATATCATCATTCGCTACATACGTAGTCGACTAGGCGACCTCAGCAAAGTTCAGGATGATGCGATGAGCTCAATACGGAATAAGGACATCATTATTGACCATTGCTCCCTGAGTTGGGCTACTGACGAATGCGGGTCTTTTTATGACAATGAGAATTTCACCCTACAGTGGTCGATTTTATCTGAAAGTCTAAACAAATCCGTGCACGAGAAAGGTGAACATGGGTATGGAGGCATATGGGGAGGCAAAAAAGCTTCATTTCTATATAACCTTCTAGCCGATCATAATAGCAGAAACCCCAGGTTCAACGGAGCCCGATACCATAAGGAACCTGCTAGGGAATGGGTGGATTTCCGAAACAATGTAATCTATAATTGGAAAGGAAATAGTGCTTACGCAGGGGAAGAGGGACAGTACAATATTGTGAACAATTACTTCAAGCCTGGCCCGGCGACTAAATCTAATCGGGATAGAATAGTAGAACCTTACGAACCTTATGCCAGTTTTTATGTCTCCGGCAATGTGATGGAAGGATCCGATCAAGTGACGGAAGACAATTCCCTGGGAATTCAAGGAGTGGATCCAAACCTGGTAGAAGCGGCAAAGGAGTTTGATTTTGCTAATGCAGTAACCATGACAGCCTATGAGGCTTTCAAGGCTGTATTGAACAGGGTAGGAGCCAGTGCTTTTCGAGATGAGGTCGACCTACGGATCGTCAAGGAGGTGGAAATTGGTCAAAACCAGTTTGGAAGTGAAGGAATCATCGATTCACAAACTCAAGTGGGCGGTTGGCCTGTTTTGCCAAAGGGAGAGGTTTCTCTCGATACGGATAGGGATGGAATGCCAGACCAGTGGGAAGTGGCAATGAATTTGAACCCCAAAGATCCTTCAGATTCTAAAGAATACACCTTGGCTAAAACCTACACGAATGTGGAAGTCTATCTGAATAGTCTGCTGAGATAA